From one Lolium rigidum isolate FL_2022 chromosome 4, APGP_CSIRO_Lrig_0.1, whole genome shotgun sequence genomic stretch:
- the LOC124708667 gene encoding 1-acyl-sn-glycerol-3-phosphate acyltransferase BAT2, chloroplastic-like, which produces MVSRIRGVFFYMVTSAAAIVLFVAMVVVHPLVLLFDRYRRRAQHYIAKIWATLAISMFYKLEFEGMENLPPNTSPAVYVANHQSFLDIYTLLTLGRCFKFISKTSIFMIPIIGWAMYLLGVIPLRRMDSRSQLDCLKRCVDLVKRGASVFFFPEGTRSKDGKLGVFKRGAFSVAAKTGVPVVPITLLGTGKLMPPGMEGNLNSGSVKVIIHRPVEGDNAEKLCSNARSVIADTLLLHGYGVH; this is translated from the exons ATGGTTTCGAGGATCAGAGGGGTCTTCTTCTACATGGTGACATCTGCCGCGGCGATCGTCTTGTTTGTAGCCATGGTCGTGGTTCATCCACTTGTGCTCTTATTTGACCGATACCGCAGGAGAGCTCAGCACTACATTGCCAAGATTTGGGCTACTTTGGCAATTTCCATGTTCTACAAGCTTGAATTCGAGGGAATGGAGAATCTTCCTCCAAATACTAGCCCCGCTGTCTATGTTGCTAACCATCAGAGCTTCTTGGATATCTATACCCTTCTAACTCTAGGAAGGTGCTTCAAGTTTATCAGCAAGACCAGTATCTTTATGATTCCAATTATTGGGTGGGCAATGTATCTCTTGGGTGTCATTCCTTTGAGGCGTATGGACAGCAGGAGCCAGTTG GATTGTCTTAAACGGTGTGTGGATTTGGTGAAAAGGGGAGCATCCGTATTTTTCTTTCCGGAGGGCACTCGAAGTAAAGATGGAAAACTAGGTGTATTTAAG CGAGGAGCATTTAGTGTCGCAGCAAAGACGGGCGTTCCTGTGGTTCCTATTACTCTTCTTGGGACAGGGAAGCTGATGCCTCCTGGAATGGAAGGCAATCTTAATTCAGGTTCAGTAAAGGTCATCATTCACCGTCCAGTTGAAGGGGATAATGCAGAAAAATTATGTAGCAACGCAAGGAGTGTGATAGCGGACACTCTTCTTCTACATGGTTATGGAGTGCACTAA